In one Oryza glaberrima chromosome 2, OglaRS2, whole genome shotgun sequence genomic region, the following are encoded:
- the LOC127764544 gene encoding TOM1-like protein 9, with protein MPSVLVDRATNDMLIGPDWAMNLEICDTLNRDPGQAKDVVKSIKKRIAHRNAKVQLLALTLLETMIKNCGDIVHMQVAEKDILHEMVKIVKKRPDFHVKEKILTLIDTWQEVFGGVRARYPQYYAAYQELLRAGAVFPQRSNGSVPIFTPPQTQPLQNYPASLRSAQQEPPGSSVPDLPSLSLAEIQNARGIMDVLSEMLNALDPSNREGLRQEVIVDLVDQCRSYKQRVVELVNTTSNEELLSQGLSLNDDLQRVLAKHDAIAAGVAVRLEKTKSLQTKIDSSPPANPGTSKAPVQSSSGTASTSNQSTLALPAPASSSSPKAPAAPVPVIDLLSGDDYIKPEPANSLALVPVTEYSAADQNVLALADMFEQNNANRSNNNLTNSFNTSAPNSNFPASQAYPAPVQPALPQHPVAYSNGVSSNAIVPYYDDQNGGLPPPPWEIQQSMDNPPQPTQLGQMPLQPGQPVGMHPQSPHSGQFGQGSFMSPQQMANGQLGGTQPRQSPQPQSAPNLQYGGMMMYPNSMQVNQGAGMYSQPMFGGQFYGMSHHHQMYAVQMAGYGFGQQPGAYYIPNAAYAYVSANELTQRMNAVSVQEGNSHGGAMASRPEDSLFGDLVSIAKMKQNKPAAGKVGGL; from the exons ATGCCGTCCGTGCTGGTCGACCGCGCGACGAACGACATGCTCATCGGCCCGGACTGGGCCATGAACCTGGAGATCTGCGACACCCTCAATCGAGACCCAGG GCAAGCAAAAGATGTCGTGAAGTCTATCAAGAAACGAATTGCACACAGGAATGCGAAGGTCCAGCTTCTTGCTCTCACG TTACTGGAGACGATGATCAAAAACTGTGGGGACATTGTCCATATGCAAGTTGCTGAGAAAGACATACTTCATGAAATGGTGAAAATAGTCAAGAAAAGG CCTGATTTTCATGTGAAAGAGAAGATCCTCACTCTGATAGACACTTGGCAAGAAGTTTTTGGCGGGGTACGTGCAAGATATCCACAATACTACGCAGCATATCAGGAGCTCTTG CGTGCTGGGGCCGTATTTCCTCAAAGATCAAATGGTTCTGTTCCAATATTTACTCCTCCACAGACTCAACCTCTGCAAAACTATCCTGCATCTTTACGCAGTGCTCAGCAAGAGCCACCTGGATCATCAGTGCCAGATTTGCCTTCATTGAG CCTAGCAGAAATTCAGAATGCACGAGGCATCATGGATGTTCTTTCCGAGATGTTGAATGCTTTGGATCCTAGTAACAGAGAG GGGCTTAGGCAAGAGGTCATTGTTGACTTGGTGGATCAATGCCGTTCATACAAGCAGAGAGTGGTAGAGCTAGTAAACACTACCTC gaatgaGGAGTTGCTCAGCCAGGGCCTTTCTTTGAATGATGATTTGCAGAGAGTTCTAGCAAAACATGATGCTATTGCTGCAGGCGTTGCAGTTAGGTTGGAGAAAACAAAATCTCTCCAAACCAAAATTGATAGTTCTCCGCCCGCAAATCCTGGGACTTCAAAAGCACCAGTTCAAAG TTCTTCAGGGACTGCAAGTACCAGCAACCAATCTACCTTAGCACTTCCTGCTCCAGCATCATCCAGTAGTCCAAAAGCTCCTGCAGCACCAGTACCGGTTATCGACCTTCTTAGTGGAGATGATTACATCAAACCTGAACCTGCAAACTCCCTTGCACTTGTTCCTGTCACAGAATATTCAGCAGCTGATCAGAATGTGCTAGCTCTTGCAGACATGTTTGAGCAAAATAATGCCAACAGAAGCAACAATAACCTTACTAACTCTTTTAATACATCGGCACCAAATTCAAATTTCCCTGCATCACAAGCATATCCTGCTCCAGTGCAACCTGCTCTGCCTCAGCATCCTGTTGCTTATTCAAATGGGGTTTCATCCAATGCCATCGTACCTTACTATG ATGATCAAAATGGAGgccttccaccaccaccatgggaGATTCAGCAATCCATGGACAACCCACCCCAACCCACCCAACTTGGCCAGATGCCACTGCAACCAGGGCAACCAGTAGGGATGCACCCCCAATCACCACATTCTGGTCAGTTTGGCCAAGGATCATTCATGTCACCACAACAAATGGCAAATGGTCAGCTAGGAGGAACACAGCCGCGACAATCACCACAACCACAGTCCGCACCGAATCTCCAATACGGAGGGATGATGATGTACCCCAATTCGATGCAAGTCAATCAGGGAGCTGGAATGTACTCCCAACCGATGTTTGGGGGACAGTTCTATGGCATGAGCCATCATCATCAGATGTATGCTGTTCAGATGGCTGGCTATGGATTTGGCCAGCAACCTGGAGCTTACTACATCCCGAATGCGGCGTATGCTTATGTTAGCGCGAATGAGCTTACGCAGAGGATGAATGCGGTTTCGGTTCAGGAAGGTAATTCACATGGTGGAGCAATGGCATCCAGGCCTGAAGATTCACTCTTTGGTGATCTTGTCAGCATTGCCAAGATGAAACAGAACAAACCTGCAGCTGGCAAGGTTGGTGGCTTGTAA
- the LOC127764537 gene encoding proteinaceous RNase P 1, chloroplastic/mitochondrial-like isoform X1, giving the protein MHHRTLSCSLLTFVKTSPAALPLRWQRAMAMAPLFVPPPHLLFLLPATTSSSPAASLRRLLLPPLSCHARQVLDVMPQGDRVAGPRAAEGAGAKGATAQVGVATRVAGTAGRHGRGRHGGGARPWRRGEDRPARGGQHAADDGKVQGTRRGGDLKQRREGRRWTRGETQARESGKAGNSGRGQSNASGGNASRKGTKKAKGGENEVKLRVELDMCSKRGDVIGAINLYDSAVKEGIKMGQHHYSVLLYLCSSAALGFVQPAKSGNAGSGIASIGQLHSSSTQSVGNLEGDDVQSEGHSEDQEGNKTDLFALDDGTEKLSRIPVSDELREYARTRGFEIFEKMRSEEEKVPMNESALTAVARMAMSMGNGDMAFDVVKQMKDQGIAPKLRSYGPALTAFCNSGNVEKAFEVEAHMLESGVRPEEPELETLLKASVAAQQGDKVYYLLHKFRTTVRQASSTTAKLLEDWFQSPTASKVGKRKWDAGAITKAIENNGGGWHGLGWLGRGKWTISHSHIDRNGACLACGEKMTIIDLDPKETEDFATLVAKLAIKRERRSNFDNFQKWLEKHGPFDAVVDGANVGLFSHKHISLSKINIVADVIRQRFQSRKLPLIVVHNRHLTGERMQKPSNRKLVEKWKLSNAIYATPTGSNDDWYWLYAAIRCKCLMVTNDEMRDHTFQLLERDFFPKWKERHQVRFNFEDSCVTLQMPPPCSVVIQESENGQWHIPVVSEEGSLEKDRTWLCVTRRN; this is encoded by the exons ATGCATCACAGAACCTTATCCTGTTCGCTCCTGACCTTCGTTAAAACCTCACCCGCTGCTCTCCCGCTGCGATGGCAGcgcgccatggccatggcgccCCTCTTcgttcctcctcctcatctcctcttcctcctcccagcCACCACCTCATCATCCCCCGCTGCTTCCCTCAGGCgactcctcctcccgccgctctcGTGCCACGCGCGCCAGGTGCTCGACGTAATGCCCCAGGGAGACCGCGTCGCCGGTCCGAGAGCCGCCGAGGGAGCTGGCGCTAAAGGCGCGACGGCGCAGGTCGGCGTGGCCACACGGGTGGCCGGCACGGCGGGGCGGCATGGGCGGGGccgtcatggcggcggcgcgaggccgtggaggagaggggaggacaGGCCCGCGCGCGGAGGACAACATGCCGCCGACGACGGGAAGGTTCAGGGAACGAGGAGGGGTGGGGATCTCAAACAACGCAGGGAGGGCAGGCGCTGGACGAGAGGCGAAACGCAAGCGCGGGAATCTGGAAAGGCTGGAAATTCGGGGAGAGGCCAGAGTAACGCTAGTGGTGGCAATGCCAGCAGGAAGGGGACGAAGAAAGCCAAGGGTGGTGAGAACGAAGTCAAGCTGAGAGTCGAGCTGGACATGTGCTCGAAGAGGGGAGACGTGATTGGAGCCATCAACCTGTATGATTCTGCGGTGAAGGAAGGGATCAAAATGGGGCAGCATCACTACAGCGTGCTCCTTTACCTGTGTTCTTCTGCGGCGCTTGGGTTTGTGCAACCGGCGAAAAGTGGCAATGCCGGTAGTGGGATTGCTAGTATTGGGCAGTTACATTCATCGTCTACTCAAAGCGTGGGAAATTTGGAGGGAGACGATGTACAATCTGAAGGCCACTCTGAAGATCAGGAGGGAAACAAGACCGATTTGTTTGCTTTGGATGATGGGACGGAGAAACTGAGTCGAATTCCAGTGAGTGATGAGCTGAGGGAGTATGCAAGAACTCGAGGGTTTGAGATATTTGAGAAGATGCGCTCGGAGGAAGAGAAAGTTCCCATGAATGAGTCTGCTCTGACTGCAGTGGCTCGTATGGCGATGTCCATGGGCAACGGTGACATGGCCTTTGATGTTGTGAAGCAAATGAAGGATCAAGGTATTGCGCCAAAGTTGCGGTCATATGGTCCTGCTTTGACGGCATTCTGCAATAGCGGCAATGTTGAGAAAGCATTTGAGGTGGAAGCACATATGTTGGAGTCTGGTGTCAGACCTGAAGAGCCTGAGTTGGAGACACTTCTCAAGGCTAGTGTGGCCGCACAACAAGGAGACAAGGTTTATTATTTGTTGCATAAGTTCAGGACTACTGTCAGACAAGCATCTTCAACCACAGCTAAACTACTTGAGGATTGGTTTCAGAGCCCAACAGCATCTAAAGTGGGGAAGAGAAAATGGGATGCAGGTGCTATAACAAAAGCTATTGAGAACAATGGTGGGGGTTGGCATGGGTTAGGATGGTTAGGAAGGGGGAAATGGACCATATCACACTCGCACATCGACAGGAATGGTGCATGCCTTGCTTGTGGAGAAAAAATGACTATTATAGATCTTGATCCAAAAGAAACAGAAGATTTTGCCACATTGGTGGCAAAATTAGCTATcaaaagagagaggagatcaaACTTTGATAACTTTCAG AAATGGTTGGAAAAGCATGGCCCTTTTGATGCAGTTGTGGATGGTGCCAACGTTGGCCTTTTTAGCCATAAGCATATTTCCTTGAGTAAG ATTAATATTGTTGCTGATGTTATACGGCAAAGATTTCAATCAAGAAAGCTCCCTTTGATAGTTGTGCATAACCGACATCTCACTGGAGAGCGCATGCAAAAGCCTTCTAATCGTAAGTTGGTGGAAAAGTGGAAGCTTTCTAATGCTATTTATGCAACCCCTACTGGCTCAAATGATGATTG GTACTGGTTGTATGCTGCTATCAGATGCAAATGCTTGATGGTTACCAATGATGAAATGAGAGACCACACATTTCAGCTCTTGGAAAGAGATTTCTTCCCCAAATGGAAGGAAAGGCATCAG GTACGCTTCAATTTTGAGGACAGTTGTGTTACACTTCAAATGCCTCCTCCTTGCTCAGTTGTAATTCAG GAATCTGAGAATGGTCAGTGGCATATCCCTGTTGTCTCTGAGGAAGGTTCACTAGAGAAGGACCGGACCTGGTTATGTGTCACGCGGCGCAACTGA
- the LOC127764537 gene encoding uncharacterized protein LOC127764537 isoform X2, translating into MHHRTLSCSLLTFVKTSPAALPLRWQRAMAMAPLFVPPPHLLFLLPATTSSSPAASLRRLLLPPLSCHARQVLDVMPQGDRVAGPRAAEGAGAKGATAQVGVATRVAGTAGRHGRGRHGGGARPWRRGEDRPARGGQHAADDGKVQGTRRGGDLKQRREGRRWTRGETQARESGKAGNSGRGQSNASGGNASRKGTKKAKGGENEVKLRVELDMCSKRGDVIGAINLYDSAVKEGIKMGQHHYSVLLYLCSSAALGFVQPAKSGNAGSGIASIGQLHSSSTQSVGNLEGDDVQSEGHSEDQEGNKTDLFALDDGTEKLSRIPVSDELREYARTRGFEIFEKMRSEEEKVPMNESALTAVARMAMSMGNGDMAFDVVKQMKDQGIAPKLRSYGPALTAFCNSGNVEKAFEVEAHMLESGVRPEEPELETLLKASVAAQQGDKVYYLLHKFRTTVRQASSTTAKLLEDWFQSPTASKVGKRKWDAGAITKAIENNGGGWHGLGWLGRGKWTISHSHIDRNGACLACGEKMTIIDLDPKETEDFATLVAKLAIKRERRSNFDNFQKWLEKHGPFDAVVDGANVGLFSHKHISLSKINIVADVIRQRFQSRKLPLIVVHNRHLTGERMQKPSNRKLVEKWKLSNAIYATPTGSNDDCSGTGCMLLSDANA; encoded by the exons ATGCATCACAGAACCTTATCCTGTTCGCTCCTGACCTTCGTTAAAACCTCACCCGCTGCTCTCCCGCTGCGATGGCAGcgcgccatggccatggcgccCCTCTTcgttcctcctcctcatctcctcttcctcctcccagcCACCACCTCATCATCCCCCGCTGCTTCCCTCAGGCgactcctcctcccgccgctctcGTGCCACGCGCGCCAGGTGCTCGACGTAATGCCCCAGGGAGACCGCGTCGCCGGTCCGAGAGCCGCCGAGGGAGCTGGCGCTAAAGGCGCGACGGCGCAGGTCGGCGTGGCCACACGGGTGGCCGGCACGGCGGGGCGGCATGGGCGGGGccgtcatggcggcggcgcgaggccgtggaggagaggggaggacaGGCCCGCGCGCGGAGGACAACATGCCGCCGACGACGGGAAGGTTCAGGGAACGAGGAGGGGTGGGGATCTCAAACAACGCAGGGAGGGCAGGCGCTGGACGAGAGGCGAAACGCAAGCGCGGGAATCTGGAAAGGCTGGAAATTCGGGGAGAGGCCAGAGTAACGCTAGTGGTGGCAATGCCAGCAGGAAGGGGACGAAGAAAGCCAAGGGTGGTGAGAACGAAGTCAAGCTGAGAGTCGAGCTGGACATGTGCTCGAAGAGGGGAGACGTGATTGGAGCCATCAACCTGTATGATTCTGCGGTGAAGGAAGGGATCAAAATGGGGCAGCATCACTACAGCGTGCTCCTTTACCTGTGTTCTTCTGCGGCGCTTGGGTTTGTGCAACCGGCGAAAAGTGGCAATGCCGGTAGTGGGATTGCTAGTATTGGGCAGTTACATTCATCGTCTACTCAAAGCGTGGGAAATTTGGAGGGAGACGATGTACAATCTGAAGGCCACTCTGAAGATCAGGAGGGAAACAAGACCGATTTGTTTGCTTTGGATGATGGGACGGAGAAACTGAGTCGAATTCCAGTGAGTGATGAGCTGAGGGAGTATGCAAGAACTCGAGGGTTTGAGATATTTGAGAAGATGCGCTCGGAGGAAGAGAAAGTTCCCATGAATGAGTCTGCTCTGACTGCAGTGGCTCGTATGGCGATGTCCATGGGCAACGGTGACATGGCCTTTGATGTTGTGAAGCAAATGAAGGATCAAGGTATTGCGCCAAAGTTGCGGTCATATGGTCCTGCTTTGACGGCATTCTGCAATAGCGGCAATGTTGAGAAAGCATTTGAGGTGGAAGCACATATGTTGGAGTCTGGTGTCAGACCTGAAGAGCCTGAGTTGGAGACACTTCTCAAGGCTAGTGTGGCCGCACAACAAGGAGACAAGGTTTATTATTTGTTGCATAAGTTCAGGACTACTGTCAGACAAGCATCTTCAACCACAGCTAAACTACTTGAGGATTGGTTTCAGAGCCCAACAGCATCTAAAGTGGGGAAGAGAAAATGGGATGCAGGTGCTATAACAAAAGCTATTGAGAACAATGGTGGGGGTTGGCATGGGTTAGGATGGTTAGGAAGGGGGAAATGGACCATATCACACTCGCACATCGACAGGAATGGTGCATGCCTTGCTTGTGGAGAAAAAATGACTATTATAGATCTTGATCCAAAAGAAACAGAAGATTTTGCCACATTGGTGGCAAAATTAGCTATcaaaagagagaggagatcaaACTTTGATAACTTTCAG AAATGGTTGGAAAAGCATGGCCCTTTTGATGCAGTTGTGGATGGTGCCAACGTTGGCCTTTTTAGCCATAAGCATATTTCCTTGAGTAAG ATTAATATTGTTGCTGATGTTATACGGCAAAGATTTCAATCAAGAAAGCTCCCTTTGATAGTTGTGCATAACCGACATCTCACTGGAGAGCGCATGCAAAAGCCTTCTAATCGTAAGTTGGTGGAAAAGTGGAAGCTTTCTAATGCTATTTATGCAACCCCTACTGGCTCAAATGATGATTG TTCAGGTACTGGTTGTATGCTGCTATCAGATGCAAATGCTTGA
- the LOC127763675 gene encoding uncharacterized protein LOC127763675 → MAVSAVAARSRAIARAASSSLLARGLLPTSRRATCINRLPLVSGGLLSALPLHSAVASARLRSAIAPESQSWGLVPQGNSMPL, encoded by the exons atggcggtctcagccgtcgccgcccgatCTAGGGCCAtagcccgcgccgcctcctcctccctcctcgcccgcggcctcctccccacctcccgcCGCGCCACCTGCATCAACAG GTTGCCTTTGGTGTCCGGGGGCCTCCTCTCCGCGCTGCCGCTCCACAGCGCCGTCGCGTCGGCGCGGTTACGGTCCGCGATCGCGCCCGAGTCACAGAGCTGGGGTTTAGTCCCCCAAG GGAACTCCATGCCTTTATGA